One region of Micromonospora ureilytica genomic DNA includes:
- a CDS encoding Na+/H+ antiporter, producing MESLFPVVVFLAIATLGAALARRLGLLAPIVLVVLGLALSFVPGFPQVELDPELVLVGILPPLLYVAALETSVPAFKNNIRPILLLAVGLVLFTAFVVGLVLHLLLPQLPFAICLALGAVVAPPDAVAATAVARRVGLPRRVVTILEGESLVNDATALVLLRVATMATVGSAVGTDKIAIEVLRSTGGGILIGALGALVFGFLHRRITDPLLDNALSLIIPFAVVFTAEHLHASGVVAVVVTGLVLGHKLPQLLSAASRLQIGAFWRLVRFLLEGLVFLLVGLQLREVLRDLDEPIGSLILITFAVLAAVFLTRFVWLFPATYLARLVPRVRRRDARPSPKFPIIIGWAGMRGVVTLAAALALPLTLAGDEPYPRALFIWLAFAVIVFTLVGQGATLPLVARRLKLPQDDPVQDALSAAGVQQQASKAAQDRLDEMADSAPDAVVDRLRRAVEDRTNMAWERLGGDERETPSQAYGRLRQEMIDAERDVFRAARDSGRIPEEVLVRAYRDLDLEESLLREVEK from the coding sequence ATGGAAAGCCTGTTTCCGGTCGTCGTCTTCCTGGCGATCGCCACCCTGGGCGCCGCGTTGGCCCGCCGGCTCGGCCTGCTCGCCCCGATCGTCCTGGTCGTCCTCGGCCTGGCGCTGTCGTTCGTGCCGGGCTTCCCGCAGGTGGAACTCGACCCGGAGTTGGTGCTGGTCGGGATCCTGCCGCCGCTGCTCTACGTGGCCGCGCTGGAGACCTCGGTGCCGGCGTTCAAGAACAACATCCGGCCGATCCTGCTGCTCGCGGTCGGCCTGGTGTTGTTCACCGCGTTCGTGGTCGGTTTGGTGCTGCACCTGTTGTTGCCGCAGCTGCCGTTCGCGATCTGCCTGGCCCTCGGCGCGGTGGTCGCCCCGCCGGACGCCGTGGCCGCCACGGCCGTCGCCCGCCGGGTCGGGCTGCCCCGCCGTGTCGTCACCATCCTGGAGGGCGAGAGCCTGGTCAACGACGCGACCGCGCTGGTGCTGCTGCGGGTCGCGACGATGGCCACCGTCGGCTCGGCCGTCGGTACCGACAAGATCGCCATCGAGGTGCTGCGGTCCACCGGCGGCGGCATCCTGATCGGGGCGCTCGGGGCGTTGGTGTTCGGCTTCCTGCACCGGCGGATCACCGACCCGTTGCTGGACAACGCGCTGTCGCTGATCATCCCGTTCGCTGTGGTGTTCACCGCCGAGCACCTGCACGCCTCCGGTGTGGTCGCGGTGGTCGTCACCGGTCTGGTGCTCGGGCACAAACTGCCCCAACTGCTGTCGGCGGCGTCCCGGTTGCAGATCGGTGCGTTCTGGCGGCTGGTCCGATTCCTGCTGGAGGGCCTGGTCTTCCTGCTGGTCGGGCTCCAACTGCGGGAGGTGCTCCGAGACCTCGACGAGCCGATCGGCTCGCTCATCCTGATCACCTTCGCGGTGCTCGCCGCCGTTTTCCTGACCCGGTTCGTCTGGCTCTTCCCGGCCACCTACCTGGCTCGGTTGGTGCCCCGGGTCCGCCGCCGTGACGCCCGACCGTCACCGAAGTTCCCGATCATCATCGGCTGGGCCGGCATGCGGGGCGTGGTGACCCTCGCCGCCGCGCTGGCCCTGCCGCTGACCCTGGCCGGCGACGAGCCGTACCCCAGGGCCCTGTTCATCTGGCTGGCCTTCGCCGTGATCGTTTTCACCCTGGTCGGCCAGGGCGCCACCCTGCCGCTGGTCGCCCGCCGCTTGAAGCTGCCGCAGGACGACCCGGTGCAGGACGCGCTCTCCGCAGCCGGAGTGCAGCAGCAGGCCAGCAAGGCCGCCCAGGACCGCCTCGACGAGATGGCCGACAGCGCACCGGATGCGGTGGTGGACCGGCTGCGTCGAGCGGTGGAGGACCGCACCAACATGGCGTGGGAACGCCTCGGCGGCGACGAGCGGGAGACCCCGTCGCAGGCGTACGGTCGGCTGCGACAGGAGATGATCGACGCCGAGCGGGATGTGTTCCGGGCTGCCCGGGACTCCGGTCGGATTCCGGAGGAGGTCCTGGTGCGTGCCTATCGTGACCTGGACCTGGAAGAGTCGTTGCTGCGAGAGGTTGAGAAGTGA
- a CDS encoding NADP-dependent succinic semialdehyde dehydrogenase has translation MPHIATTNPATGQVLKTYEAMSTEQLDDAIERTDLAFQQLRGTTVDQRARWMNAAADLLDAERDEIARIMTTEMGKTYVSAQAEVTKCATAARFYADKAPAFLADEPADAAAVKATRAFIRYQPIGVVLAVMPWNFPLWQVMRFAAPALMAGNTGLLKHASNVPQTALLLEDVFRRAGFPEGAFTTVLVGSEAVDHILSDPRVRAATLTGSEPAGRSIAQIAGRELKKTVLELGGSDPFVVMPSADVDRAAEVATTARCQNNGQSCIAAKRFIVHTDVFDAFAEKFAANMAALRVGDPMDPNTDVGPLASERGRDEVHAQVRDAVDNGATVLCGGEPPTGDGWFYPPTVVTDLTPQMRMWSEEVFGPVAGLFRVSSYEEAIEVANGTSFGLGSNAWTRDPGEQERFATDLDAGNVFINGMTTSYPELPFGGVKNSGYGRELSALGMREFCNTKTVWVGEGAASAGAGAHAE, from the coding sequence ATGCCCCACATCGCCACGACCAACCCCGCCACCGGACAGGTGCTCAAGACCTATGAGGCGATGTCCACCGAGCAACTCGACGACGCCATCGAGCGCACCGACCTCGCGTTCCAGCAGCTGCGGGGGACGACCGTCGACCAGCGCGCCCGGTGGATGAACGCCGCGGCCGACCTGCTGGACGCCGAGCGCGACGAGATCGCCCGGATCATGACCACGGAGATGGGCAAGACGTACGTTTCGGCGCAGGCCGAGGTGACCAAGTGCGCCACGGCCGCCCGCTTCTACGCCGACAAGGCCCCCGCGTTCCTCGCCGACGAACCGGCCGACGCGGCCGCCGTGAAGGCGACCCGGGCGTTCATCCGCTACCAGCCGATCGGCGTGGTGCTCGCGGTGATGCCGTGGAACTTCCCGCTCTGGCAGGTGATGCGCTTCGCCGCCCCGGCGCTGATGGCGGGCAACACCGGCCTGCTCAAGCACGCCTCGAACGTGCCGCAGACCGCGCTGCTGCTGGAGGACGTGTTCCGGCGGGCCGGCTTCCCCGAGGGGGCCTTCACCACAGTGCTCGTCGGCTCGGAGGCCGTCGACCACATCCTCAGCGACCCCCGGGTACGCGCCGCGACGCTCACCGGCAGCGAGCCCGCCGGCCGGTCCATCGCGCAGATCGCCGGGCGGGAGCTGAAGAAGACCGTCCTCGAACTCGGCGGCAGCGACCCCTTCGTGGTGATGCCCTCGGCCGACGTGGACCGGGCCGCCGAGGTGGCCACCACCGCCCGCTGCCAGAACAACGGCCAGTCCTGCATCGCCGCGAAGCGGTTCATCGTGCACACCGACGTGTTCGACGCCTTCGCCGAGAAGTTCGCCGCCAACATGGCCGCGCTGCGCGTCGGCGACCCGATGGACCCGAACACCGACGTCGGGCCGCTGGCCAGCGAGCGTGGCCGCGACGAGGTGCACGCCCAGGTCCGTGACGCGGTGGACAACGGCGCGACAGTCCTCTGCGGGGGCGAGCCGCCGACCGGCGACGGCTGGTTCTACCCGCCGACCGTGGTCACCGACCTCACCCCGCAGATGCGGATGTGGTCCGAGGAGGTCTTCGGCCCGGTCGCCGGCCTGTTCCGGGTCTCGTCGTACGAGGAGGCCATCGAGGTCGCCAACGGCACCAGCTTCGGGCTCGGCTCGAACGCCTGGACCCGGGACCCGGGCGAGCAGGAGCGCTTCGCCACCGACCTGGACGCCGGCAACGTCTTCATCAACGGGATGACCACCTCCTACCCGGAGTTGCCGTTCGGCGGTGTGAAGAACTCCGGTTACGGGCGGGAGTTGTCGGCGCTGGGCATGCGCGAGTTCTGCAACACCAAGACGGTCTGGGTGGGCGAGGGCGCCGCCTCGGCCGGCGCCGGCGCGCACGCCGAGTAG
- a CDS encoding DUF6343 family protein, which produces MTRSQPRRARGTVGHANSALNLRLTLAGFGLVIMVLFAVLAFWAGIVWLGVLCAIFAVVAVVDLVVIQRRRAARRREEPGVRHSLFE; this is translated from the coding sequence ATGACGAGATCGCAGCCCCGGCGCGCCCGTGGCACGGTCGGCCACGCGAACAGCGCGTTGAACCTTCGGCTCACCCTCGCCGGCTTCGGGCTGGTGATCATGGTGCTCTTCGCGGTGCTGGCGTTCTGGGCCGGCATCGTCTGGCTCGGCGTACTCTGCGCGATCTTCGCCGTGGTCGCCGTGGTCGACCTGGTCGTGATCCAGCGCCGCCGCGCCGCCCGCCGCCGCGAGGAGCCGGGCGTACGACACTCGTTGTTCGAGTGA
- a CDS encoding TIGR03885 family FMN-dependent LLM class oxidoreductase gives MTSFGFHASHEQIGPRALLEAVMHAERAGFDAAMCSDHFSPWSARQGESGFAWSWLGSALQATGMPFGVVNAPGQRYHPAIIAQAIGTLGAMYPGRFWAALGTGEASNEHITGDAWPRKDVRTARLRECVDVIRALLAGEEVSHDGLVRVDRARLWTRPEQPPALVGAAVSVATARWCAEWADGLITVNAPVAHLREMIDAYRDAGGRGPLHLQVHVSWAPEQAQAEALAYDQWRSNVFAPPVCWDLETVEHFDAVSADVPAQRVAEVVNVSADLGRHVGWLEGYAQLGFDQIALHHVGQEQRGFIDAFGAEVLPKLRPGG, from the coding sequence ATGACGTCGTTCGGGTTCCACGCCTCGCATGAGCAGATCGGTCCACGCGCCCTCCTGGAGGCGGTGATGCACGCCGAGCGGGCCGGCTTCGACGCCGCCATGTGCTCCGACCACTTCTCGCCGTGGAGCGCCCGGCAGGGCGAGTCCGGCTTCGCCTGGTCCTGGCTGGGCTCCGCGTTGCAGGCCACCGGCATGCCGTTCGGCGTGGTCAACGCACCCGGCCAGCGATACCACCCGGCGATCATCGCGCAGGCGATCGGCACCCTCGGCGCGATGTACCCGGGCCGGTTCTGGGCGGCCCTGGGCACCGGCGAGGCCAGCAACGAGCACATCACCGGCGACGCCTGGCCGCGCAAGGACGTACGCACCGCCCGACTGCGCGAGTGCGTGGACGTGATCCGTGCCCTCCTCGCCGGCGAGGAGGTCAGCCACGACGGTCTGGTCCGGGTGGATCGCGCCCGGCTGTGGACCCGCCCCGAACAGCCGCCCGCGCTGGTCGGCGCCGCCGTCAGCGTGGCCACCGCCCGCTGGTGCGCCGAGTGGGCGGACGGGCTGATCACCGTGAACGCCCCGGTGGCGCACCTGCGCGAGATGATCGACGCGTACCGGGACGCGGGCGGGCGTGGGCCGCTGCACCTTCAGGTGCACGTCTCCTGGGCGCCGGAGCAGGCGCAGGCCGAGGCGCTCGCGTACGACCAGTGGCGCAGCAACGTCTTCGCCCCGCCGGTCTGCTGGGACCTGGAGACCGTCGAACACTTCGACGCGGTCTCCGCCGACGTGCCGGCGCAGCGGGTCGCCGAGGTGGTGAACGTGTCGGCGGACCTGGGCCGCCACGTCGGCTGGCTGGAGGGGTACGCGCAACTCGGCTTCGACCAGATCGCCCTGCACCACGTCGGGCAGGAGCAGCGCGGCTTCATCGACGCGTTCGGCGCGGAGGTGCTGCCGAAGCTGCGCCCGGGCGGCTGA
- a CDS encoding antibiotic biosynthesis monooxygenase: MSMTLAVPVTVSIARRVDPGRASEMVAWMRAGTALAEAFPGFLGAGWVQSGPGSSEWHMLYRFADAETLRRWEESPQRHWWLSSAQGIVEHTRVERRTGIEGWFDRPLEHSVDPVEPAPPASPPRWKQAVTIWLAFFPLSLTATLLTSRFLDAVPLAARVLLMTLCLTPLMTYLVLPRITGALHWWLHGQPAPWRGL, from the coding sequence ATGTCGATGACCCTCGCCGTGCCGGTGACCGTCTCCATCGCCCGCCGCGTCGACCCCGGCCGGGCCAGTGAGATGGTGGCCTGGATGCGGGCCGGCACCGCGCTGGCCGAGGCGTTCCCCGGCTTCCTCGGCGCCGGCTGGGTGCAGAGCGGCCCCGGTTCGTCGGAGTGGCACATGCTCTACCGCTTCGCCGACGCCGAGACGCTGCGCCGGTGGGAGGAGTCGCCGCAGCGGCACTGGTGGCTCAGCTCGGCGCAGGGCATCGTCGAGCACACCCGGGTCGAGCGGCGGACCGGGATCGAGGGCTGGTTCGACAGGCCGCTGGAGCACTCGGTGGACCCGGTGGAGCCGGCTCCACCCGCGTCGCCGCCCCGGTGGAAGCAGGCGGTGACCATCTGGCTGGCGTTCTTCCCACTGAGCCTGACCGCCACCCTGCTGACGAGCCGCTTCCTCGACGCGGTGCCGCTGGCGGCCCGGGTGCTGCTGATGACGCTCTGCCTGACCCCGCTGATGACCTATCTGGTGCTGCCCCGGATCACAGGGGCGTTGCACTGGTGGCTGCACGGCCAGCCGGCGCCCTGGCGGGGCTTATAG
- a CDS encoding NmrA family NAD(P)-binding protein, with product MADEAILVLGATGTTGRRVADRLRALSVRVRAASRNGPVRFDWSVESTWAPALAGASGVYLMAPDGQPVEPALVRLAIDQGVRHVVLLSSRAIEAMGDERLLTAERTVREAGADWTILRADWFDQNFDEGVFREAVLAGEIAVPVGAARQAFVDADDIAAVAVTALVEPGHDGQVYEVTGPRAITFAEAAETISRAAGRPVRHLGTADDYRAALGPLGVPAEEIEQQIAAFTALRDLGHAEPTDTVRRLTGRDPRDFSAYAAAAASHGAWRD from the coding sequence ATGGCTGACGAAGCGATCCTCGTGCTCGGTGCGACGGGCACCACCGGGCGACGGGTGGCCGACCGGCTGCGGGCGCTGAGCGTCCGGGTCCGCGCGGCCTCCCGCAACGGCCCGGTGCGCTTCGACTGGTCGGTCGAGTCGACGTGGGCGCCAGCGCTGGCCGGCGCGTCCGGGGTCTACCTGATGGCACCGGACGGCCAGCCGGTCGAGCCGGCCCTCGTCCGGTTGGCCATCGATCAGGGCGTGCGGCACGTGGTGCTGCTCTCCAGCCGGGCGATCGAGGCGATGGGCGACGAGCGCCTGCTGACCGCGGAACGGACGGTTCGTGAGGCCGGCGCCGACTGGACGATCCTGCGAGCGGACTGGTTCGACCAGAACTTCGACGAGGGAGTGTTCCGGGAGGCGGTGCTGGCCGGGGAGATCGCCGTGCCGGTCGGCGCGGCACGCCAGGCGTTCGTCGATGCCGACGACATCGCCGCCGTCGCGGTGACCGCCCTCGTCGAGCCCGGGCACGACGGCCAGGTCTACGAGGTCACCGGGCCCCGGGCGATCACCTTCGCGGAGGCGGCCGAGACCATCAGCCGAGCGGCGGGCCGACCGGTGCGTCACCTCGGCACGGCTGACGACTACCGGGCCGCGCTGGGTCCGCTGGGCGTCCCCGCCGAGGAGATCGAGCAACAGATCGCGGCCTTCACGGCCCTGCGCGACCTCGGCCACGCGGAGCCCACCGACACCGTCCGCAGGCTGACCGGTCGCGACCCACGCGACTTCTCGGCGTACGCCGCCGCGGCGGCGTCGCACGGCGCCTGGCGCGACTGA